A segment of the Bdellovibrio sp. ArHS genome:
CGGGAAATACAGGTTCTGGAAGCGCCCACTTCGACTGATGAAGACGTGGTGCGCACGATTGGGAAGTGGATCTTTAAGAAACGAACTAACTTTCTAATTTTAGGCGTCGATAGCAATCAGAGTCTTGCCCACGGAGCCGTGGGGGGCGTGCCATCGACCGCTTCTTTTCTTTCGCCCGTTCCTTTGCTAGCGATCAATGTCGGCGTATCACCTGAAGAAGAGTTCAACGGGCCGCCCACAGTCTTGCTGACTGTTGATGCTTCCGAACCACCCAGTTTAAGGGCCCTGCGCCGTTTCGCCAAAATCGTGGCTCCTTTGCAGCCGCGAATTCAGCTGCTTCATGTCTTGCGCAAACGAAAACTTTTAGGTCCTCGATTGCGACCGGTTGCAAACTTCGATAAGGCCCGCCGTGTGTTAATAGAAACCTCGCAGCAACTGCAGAATTTCGGAATTGAATGCACGATGGACATCGTGAAGGAGCAACGAAGCGTGGCTCATACCATTGTCAATTACGCCGAAAAAAATAATATCTGGATCGCCGCTGTAACGTCACCGGTGAGGGATATCAAGCACCGTCTTCTGTGGGGGTCGACGACCCACAGTCTTTTGGGACATTTAAAGTGTCCGCTTTTAGTTTTGCGAACCAGTTGATTTTGTCGCCAGGCTTTCCGTTAGTCCCAAAAAGAGACTTGTGCGTTAAGGTCTCCACAATTCTTGACGCCGATATCTGACAGGCGTAAAGTTGAGTCATTATGCCGCTTTTCGCATTGCGCACAGATCTGAAGCCTCTTTTAAAACCGATTTTGTTGGTTTTAATCGTGCTTTTTTCATTTCAGATCGTTCTCGCGAACCTTTCTCTGGCGCATTGTCATACCGAAGTGACAGCGACGGAATCAGGTAGCACAGCCGGCGTGGCTCATGGATTTACTCACGAACAAGACCACCCCGCCGATGATTCGCATTGTGGCGATTTGGGCTTTTGTCTTTTTGGTCATTGTCACATGCATCACTGTTCCGTCCTAGTAACGGATGCGTCAGTGAAAATGTCGGCAATATTGATTCCGAGCAATTTGGGTTTCCTTAAAGATTCCCAGCTTCATTCTATTTTGCCACTGGATAAGCCGTGGCAACCTCCGCGCAGCCAGTCCTAAAACACTGCCCACAGAATCTTATTTAAAAATCTTTCGCGAAACTGAGGTTATCGCATGTTAAACGCTATTATTAGGTTCGCTTTGAACCATCGGTTGCTCGTCGTCGCGGCAACAGCGCTGATCGTTGTCTATGGAGCCTTGACCGTGAGTCAGCTCCCGATCGATGTTTTTCCAGATATCAATAAGCCGACCGTAACAATTATGACTGAAGCTCATGGTATGGCGCCTGAAGAGGTCGAGACCCGCGTCACTTTTCCTATCGAGTCTTATCTGAATGGACTTCCGGGGGTAGAGCGAATTCGTTCTCAATCCGGTATTGGACTTTCTGCGATCTATGTTGAGTTTGAATGGAGTACGGACATTTATCGCAATCGCCAACTGGTGCAAGAAAAGTTGGCTTTGGCCAAAGAACAACTCCCTAAAGACATTTCGCCGACAATGGGGCCGATTTCTTCTTTGATGGGACAGATTCAGCAAATAGCTCTGTACTCGGAGGACGCTTCTCTCAATCCCATGGAGGTTCGCAATATCGCCGAGTGGGTGATCCGCCCTCGTCTGATGACGATTCCTGGAGTGGCGCAAGTTATTTCCATTGGTGGCGGACTTAAACAATACCAGATTCTGCTGTCTGCAAAGAAAATTAATACCTATCAGATTAGTTTAGAGCAGATTGACAAGGAACTTGCTCAGATCAGTCAGAATACAACGGGCGGTTTTCTTGAAAAAGATCAGCAAGAGTTTTTGGTCCGAAATATCGGGGTTGTCGAAACACTGGATGACATTAAAAACACAAAAATTGGCCTGCATTTCGGTCGACCGATTTTTGTAAAAGATGTTGGCGAGGTTGTTGAGGCTCCAAAAATAAAACGGGGCGAAGGCAGCTTCATGGGAAAACCATCCGTGGTCATGACTGTTCAGAAACAGCCCGGGGCCGATACGGTTCAGATTACCAGAAACATTGAAAAAGCCATGGAAGAGATCAAACCTTCACTTCCTAAAGGTTTGATGATCAACACCGATGTCTTTAAACAAGCTCGTTTTATCGAGACCTCAATTCAAGGTATTCAAGGCAAGTTGAAATGGGGCACGATCTTGGTTTTTGTCGTGCTGTTTATTTTTCTTTCCAATTTACGTATGTCCTTGATTACCTTAACGGCCATCCCCGTGTCGTTCTTAACGACGGCTTTGGTTTTCAAGTGGTTTGGTCTTTCGGTGAATACAATGACCTTGGGTGGTTTAGCCATTGCGATCGGTGAACTGGTGGATGACTCCATCGTCGACGTCGAAAATGTTTTCCGCAGACTGCGGGAAAATGCCAAGCTCGCTCAGCCCCGCGGCACCCTTAAAGTGGTGTATGAAGCCTCTTCAGAGGTCCGAAACTCTATTGTTTTGGCGACCATTATTATTGTGATGGTGTTTCTGCCGCTCTTTAACTTATCAGGTCTAGAAGGGCGTCTGTTTACGCCTTTGGCCATCGCTTATCTGACGGCCCTGATGGCCTCTTTGATCGTTTCACTGACCGTGACACCGGTTTTGGCTTCGTACTTCCTGGGGGCCGTTCATCTGAAAGAGCACCAGGACACGCGCTTTGTGCAAAAGCTGAAGAAGTGGGACCGCCAGATTTTGGAGTGGGCTCTTCCGCGCTCAAACCTGGTTCTGGGAGCAACCTTAGCCTTGGTTGTGGTCTCGATAAGCCTTCTGCCTTTCATGGGGAAGGATTTTTTACCTCAGTTTAACGAAGGCACGGCGATGATCAGTGTCAGTGCGCCGCCGGGGACCAGTCTGCAGCAATCCAATGAATACGGAAATAAAGCAGAAGCTCTCATTATGAAAACGCCCGAGGTTAAGTCGGTATCACGTCGCACCGGGCGGGCCGAGTTGGATGAACACGCCATGGGGGTGAATGTCAGTGAAATGGATGTGGATTTTCATGCTCAGGGTCGCGCCAAGGAAGTGGTGATTGCCGAGATTCGCGAGAACCTTAGCAACGGACTTCCCGGATTGGCGGTGAACATCGGACAGCCGATTGGCCATCTTATCGATCACATGCTCTCAGGGGTGAACGCCGCCATCGCGATCAAAATTTTTGGACCTGACCTCACGACGTTGCGGGAAAAAGCAGCGGAGCTAAAAGAAGCTCTAGAAGGGACGCCTGGACTTGTAGATTTGCGAATCGAAAGTCAAGGCCTCATTCCTCAAGTGAAAATTCACGTTCTGCGTGAAGAGGCCGCCCGCTATGGCATGAGTCCCGGAGAAATCACGTCCTTGCTTGAAGGAGCGTTCAACGGAGAGTCGGTAGCGCAAGTCATGGACGGCACGCGTGTGTATGATGTGTTCTATCGTTTCGATGACAGCTCAAAACAAACCATGGAGCAAATGCAAAAGACGGTAATCAAAACAATGCCCGACGGAAGAAAGGTTTTGTTAGAGCAGGTGGCCGACGTGTATGAATCCACAGGACCTAACGAGATCAATCGTGAAAACAGCCAGCGCCGTATTGTGATTTCCGCGAATGCCAACAAACGCGACCTGGGCAGTTTGATCGCTGAAATTCGCAGCCGGGTTGAAAAGAAAGTTCAGATGCCCGAGGGATACTATGTGGTTTACGGCGGGCAATTTGAAAGCCAGCAAAAAGCCACCCAAAAAATTCTTCTTTTTGGTTTGATCTCTTTGGTGGGAATCATTCTGGTTCTGTACTCGCACTTTAAATCCAAGACGATCACGGCGCAAATCATGACAACGATTCCCTTCGCATTCATCGGCGGAATCATCCTGTTGTTTTTTACAGATCGTATTATCACCGTGGCCAGTCTTGTCGGCTTCATCACTCTTTGCGGAGTGGCTTCGCGAAATGGTATTATGATGATCTCGCACTATCTGCACTTGATGAAATATGAGGGCGAAGCCTTTTCCAAAGAAATGATTATCAGAGGTTCTCAAGAGCGACTAGTGCCCGTCATGATGACAGCCTCTGTGGCCTCATTGGCATTGCTGCCTTTGGTTTTTGCGAAAGGTCAGCCCGGCAGTGAGATCCTGCACCCCGTAGCCGTGGTGATTGTCGGAGGACTCGTGACGGCAACAATGATCGACATCGTTTTAACTCCGACGATTTTCTACCGTTTCGGAAGGAAATCGGCAGAAAAGTATATTCAAGAAGATAAATCGGAAATTTTATAAAGGAAAAAAGAAATGAAAAAATGGATCTTAACACTTGTTTTGTCTTTGTCTTTACCCGCATTTTCTCACGAAGGACATGATCATGATGCCCCTGGGGCGGTGCAAGCCCCCAAAGGGGGAGTTATAAAGTCTTTAGAAGAGTCACATGTGGAAGTGGTTTCTAAAGGAAGTGATCTCAAGATTTATCTGTACTCGAAGGATTTAAAGCCCGCCGAAGCCTCACGTTTTAAAATTAAACTCACAGCGGAGCTTCCCCGTAATAAGAAGAAAGAGTCTTTAGAATTCAAAGCGCAAGGAAATATGCTAGAGACTCATTTCGATGCGAAGGGTTCGCATCGTTACACTCTGACCGTGCAGATCGTTGATTCCGCTACCGGTCACGACGACGCGTTGAAGTTCAACGTCGAACCAAAAAAATAGAGGACGATATGAATCTCACATTTTATCTGGTTTTAGCGCTCTCATTGGGAGTTGGCGTGCCATCCATAGCGGCAGAAACGATTTCCTTCGAAAAAATTGAAGAACTCGTCAAAACGAAAAATCCCGCTGTTGAAGCCATGAAACAAAAGACGGAAGCCAAAAAAGACCGAGAAGGTTTTTTTACTCGGTCTTTTTTGCCGGACGTGGCCGCGGAAGTCTCGCAAGAGACCTTTAAAGTAGGCAGCGATTTGAACGACACGCAGTCCGCTTGGAAAGTGGAAGCGCAAATGAATCTTTTCCGTGGCGGCGAAGACTCTGGTGAAGAGCGGGTGCGCGAATTAGAGACCAAGGCGGCCTCGGCAGAGGCTGCGGAGGCGTTAAGAGCGGAGCTGCAAAAGGCCTATGAACTTTATTGGACGCTGGTCTTTAAGTTGGAAGTAAAAAAATCTTTAGAGGCGCATTTGCAGTTGTCGCAGAAGAATTTAACCGAAGCCAATCGCCGAATTAGTTCTGGAATTGCTACTAGTACAGATCGGTTGGAGTTTCAAATGAAGATCTCCCTCATCAAACAAGAGGCCGCGTTGATCGAGAAAGAGATACGCAGTCTTTCTAAACAACTGGGGGCGGCTTTAGGGAAAAACGAGGGTGTGCTTCCGCAAGGGCCTTTTCATCACGTCCATGATTGGGAAATCAACATTCAACCGTTGAAGACTTCGGATATTCCCGGCGTCAACAAGGCGCGAGTCGAAGTTGAATTGACTGAGGCACGTAAAAAGCAGTTGAAGTCTGGGTATTTGCCATCCATTGACGCTTACGCGGGGTATGCGGAACCGAATCAACGCGAAGAAGACGCGGTCTCAGTAGCCGAAAGAAAGGAATCTTATTTCGGTATCAAAGCGTCCTGGTCTTTAGGAAAAGCGCTCAATGCTTCCGTGGAACGCGGCAGTTTGCAAAAAGAATCTGCGGCAAAGGCCAAAGAGCTGGAATACCTGTTTAAGCAGACAGAAATAGAGCAAGAATCTATTTTGGATAGTTTAAAAACGCTGCATTCCTTCGTTCATGATGCCGAGGAAAACATCAAGGCTTCGCAAGCCTATTTGGATGCGACGTTAAAAGAGTATTCGCGTGGAGTCAAAAACTCGCCGGATGTTCTGGAGGCAACCGAGAAGTATATCGAAGCGCAAAAGAGATACGCTGAGATCAATCGCGAGTTCAACACCCTTTATTCCGCCCAATTGGCGTTGCACTCTTTGAAGTGATTTTCTGCAAAGCACCTGCGGTTTTTACCACAGGTGCTTTTTTAGTTAATGAATTTTCAGAGCTAGTTTACCCAAGTGATGTTCGCTCAACGCCTGATGTGCTTCGGCCGCTTTTTCCAGAGGAAAAATTTTCGCAACATGGATTGTAAAACGGCCCGTGTCTATCATGCGATGGAATCGGTGAAGAATGTCCTCATCCGGATCACCATCATAGGTTTTAACCAAAGGGACGGAAGCCATGGGGATGTCCACGCCATTCGGGGCCGCAGCTATGCCGTCGGGTTTTAAACACACAAACAGTTTATTCACATCCTTTCCACCTGCGGTGAAAAGGATGGCATCCACGCCTTGAGGGGCCTTTTCCTTTATCCGGTCCACAAGGTTTTCCGCATGACCATCCAAGGACTCGTCAGCCCCTAAATTTTTAGCAAGTTCTACACCGTCTTGACCCGAGGCCACCGCAAGCACTTTTGCTTTCATCTGTTTAGCCAATTGCACGGCGACATGTCCAATGCCGCCACTGGCACCAAAAATAAGAATACTTTGCCCGGGTTGAATATTGAGAATGTCCTGCAGTCCCCGGAGGGCCGTTACACCGACGCCAGCCATGACAGCAGCTTGTTCGAAGGAAAGGTTTTTCGGAAGAGGGAACGCGAGGCTCTCATTAATGGCGGCATACTCGGCATAGAAGCCACCTTTAGGATTAAGAAAGCCAGAGGCGTAAACTTTATCGCCCACTTTAAATCTCTTCACCTCGCTGCCGATCGCCGCGACCGTTCCAGCACCTTCTGAGCCTAGAATATAGGGAAAATGCGACTCTTCTGATTTGTACTGTTCGAATTCCCCATGCAGTTCTTTAGGGTCCCAGGGCCCGACGCCCGCGTAGGCAATCTGGATAAGAATTTCGTCATTGGCAAGACGGGGAATCGGAAGATCCTGAAGTCGCAACTCTTCAGGTCCGCCAAAATGATTGATGGAAATAGTATGCATGCTTTGGGGCGAATTCATAGACACCTCACTGATTGCCATCAGTATAGGAATATCTACTCGCGAGGGCGAGCCTCCAGAAGCTCCACGTGAAAAATCAAATTTGAGTTCGGCGGAATTTTGCCTTTGCTGCGATCCCCGTACCCTAGGTGGGCAGGTACAAACAGCGTGCGTTTTCCACCCTCACGCATTCCCAAGAGTCCTATATCCCAACCTTTAATGACCCGTTTTGCGCCAATGACAAATTCAAAGGGGCGGCCATGGTCGAAGGAAGAATCAAATTTCGTCCCGTCTTCCAGAAATCCTTCGTATTGACAAATTAAAAGGGCTCCTTTGACGGCTTCTTTACCTGCGCCAACAAAGGTGTCGGTTATTTTGAGTTCTTGATTGTCCATGGTGCATTGATACTTGGGGTGCTAAGTCTAGTCAAGAAAACGCCGCAGAAGGCGCTTCTGTCACTCCACACGCATTTTCTCTTGGAAAAAGTGGCGACAACTCTTAGCCTAGAAGGATGAAGACCTTTATTCTTTCACTTGTCCTGTTTTTCACAATTTCGGGGTTCGCAAATGAAGCCTGTGTTACTACCGAAGCACAGGATCTTTACTTGTATCAGGACCGCATTTTGTCTTTGGCAAAAAAAGCGACCTCCGCCGAAAGGCTAAAAGCGGACATGCAGCAGCCGTTGCGATGTTTGGTGGAAACCTACAAAGATAGTGACGATCTATTGACGAAGTACGTAGCGGGCGCCTGCCTGCAAAGGTTGATGGGAGGCCCAGAAGTTAAAGGTTTCAATAGAAACAAAGCCCATGATGTCGTTTATCAATCTTTGATTAATCAGCAGTTAGAACAAAGTGCGCTCTTAACAAAATCTGAAATTGCCGACTTCGCGCAAGGGAAGTGGCAGGAATATATCGATTTCTGTAAAGGCAGTGTGACGGAACTATTATGCAGTGAGCTTTTGCCGTCCAACGACCGGATTCAGCTGCAAAACGAAATGCTCGGGGCAACGTCCATGTTGGTGTTAAAAAGCGCTTACCATCAATTCTCTGGGGAAACAAAAAAGAAGATCCATCAGCAGATCACGAAGTTGTACCGCGAGACTTCCAAGAACTCTCCCTTAAAAAGACGCGTGATTGATCAAATATATCAAGAGATCAATAAAACCCCTCTCGAACTGCGCGGCTCTTAGTCGTTTTCCAAAGACGGGTGAAACTTCCTCACAATAGAATTTCTACGTGTCTTAATCCAACACAATTCTTCCAAGCGGCCATGGTATTGAGGCCCTGGCTGTTAAAAATTTAACGTTTTGGTGACAATTGCTCCCCGCCATCAAGCAGAGTCCCCTCGTTCCCGATCTTCTAAGTAGCATGTAGTACGTAGGAGGAAATGCGAATGGGACTATCATTATCACTAAAAACGAAATTATTGCTACTCTGCGCCTTTCAGGCTTCGGTCTCCATAGGAGTGGGTGGAATTGCTTACTGGAGTTCTAAGAAAATTGCCTTTACCTATGAAAAGGTAACACAGAAAGTTCTACCCAATGTTCAAAACGCGGATGGAATGTTTCTGAGTTTTCGTAATGTGCGCATCGGTCTGCGCAGTTTAGGTCTCCAAGGCCTGACTAAATCCCAAAGTGATGGATTCGTTCGGCAAGTTAAGAATGATATGGATGATTATGAAAAATATAAAAAGGCTTATCTTGCTGAGCCATTCCTGCAAGGCGAAGTAGAGTTGTGGGAAAAAGTTGATGCGTCTTGGAATTCCTTCAAAGCTCTTGGGGCGCGCGTTTTACAGCTCCATCAATCTGGCACGCCTCAGGATCTGGCAGCAATGAATCAAATTTTTTTTAAGGACTGTCCCGAAGCTGCGGAGGATTATACAAAAAACTTTAGTTCTCTGATAAGCTTTCATAATAACAATGGTGCGAACTGGGTTAAGGACTCCCGAGAGACTACTTCGGAAAGTAGTCTCTTAATGATGTTAACTATTGGAATCGGAGTGGGGGGAGGTCTTCTAGTAGGTATGTTCGTGGCTGTGTCCTTGACTAATTCGATACGGCGGGTCTCGCAAGAGTTGTCCGAAGGTGCTCGCCAAGTTGAAGATGCGGCCGGGCAGATTTCAAATTCTTCGCAATCGTTGGCGCAGGCGTCTTCAGAGCAAGCCGCATCTCTCGAAGAAACGGTTTCCACGATGGAAGAACTCACCGCCATGGTGAAGGTGAATAGCGAAAACTCAAAACAGGCCGCGGCTCTCGCACTCTCCACCAGAGACGTCGCTATCAAGGGTGAAGCTGAAATCAAAACGCTCATTCAAAGTATCCATGAGATTTCTTTAGACTCAAAAAAGATTGCCGAAATCACCTCAGTTATTGATGA
Coding sequences within it:
- a CDS encoding universal stress protein, translating into MRRGMIALNPMAGESPSMESFCEQLRHLKNEGLLDELCVVSVVHKSYFPFSSEVYRERQGEIIKDIKQSLASGLHERIPYREIQVLEAPTSTDEDVVRTIGKWIFKKRTNFLILGVDSNQSLAHGAVGGVPSTASFLSPVPLLAINVGVSPEEEFNGPPTVLLTVDASEPPSLRALRRFAKIVAPLQPRIQLLHVLRKRKLLGPRLRPVANFDKARRVLIETSQQLQNFGIECTMDIVKEQRSVAHTIVNYAEKNNIWIAAVTSPVRDIKHRLLWGSTTHSLLGHLKCPLLVLRTS
- a CDS encoding efflux RND transporter permease subunit, with protein sequence MLNAIIRFALNHRLLVVAATALIVVYGALTVSQLPIDVFPDINKPTVTIMTEAHGMAPEEVETRVTFPIESYLNGLPGVERIRSQSGIGLSAIYVEFEWSTDIYRNRQLVQEKLALAKEQLPKDISPTMGPISSLMGQIQQIALYSEDASLNPMEVRNIAEWVIRPRLMTIPGVAQVISIGGGLKQYQILLSAKKINTYQISLEQIDKELAQISQNTTGGFLEKDQQEFLVRNIGVVETLDDIKNTKIGLHFGRPIFVKDVGEVVEAPKIKRGEGSFMGKPSVVMTVQKQPGADTVQITRNIEKAMEEIKPSLPKGLMINTDVFKQARFIETSIQGIQGKLKWGTILVFVVLFIFLSNLRMSLITLTAIPVSFLTTALVFKWFGLSVNTMTLGGLAIAIGELVDDSIVDVENVFRRLRENAKLAQPRGTLKVVYEASSEVRNSIVLATIIIVMVFLPLFNLSGLEGRLFTPLAIAYLTALMASLIVSLTVTPVLASYFLGAVHLKEHQDTRFVQKLKKWDRQILEWALPRSNLVLGATLALVVVSISLLPFMGKDFLPQFNEGTAMISVSAPPGTSLQQSNEYGNKAEALIMKTPEVKSVSRRTGRAELDEHAMGVNVSEMDVDFHAQGRAKEVVIAEIRENLSNGLPGLAVNIGQPIGHLIDHMLSGVNAAIAIKIFGPDLTTLREKAAELKEALEGTPGLVDLRIESQGLIPQVKIHVLREEAARYGMSPGEITSLLEGAFNGESVAQVMDGTRVYDVFYRFDDSSKQTMEQMQKTVIKTMPDGRKVLLEQVADVYESTGPNEINRENSQRRIVISANANKRDLGSLIAEIRSRVEKKVQMPEGYYVVYGGQFESQQKATQKILLFGLISLVGIILVLYSHFKSKTITAQIMTTIPFAFIGGIILLFFTDRIITVASLVGFITLCGVASRNGIMMISHYLHLMKYEGEAFSKEMIIRGSQERLVPVMMTASVASLALLPLVFAKGQPGSEILHPVAVVIVGGLVTATMIDIVLTPTIFYRFGRKSAEKYIQEDKSEIL
- a CDS encoding FKBP-type peptidyl-prolyl cis-trans isomerase, giving the protein MDNQELKITDTFVGAGKEAVKGALLICQYEGFLEDGTKFDSSFDHGRPFEFVIGAKRVIKGWDIGLLGMREGGKRTLFVPAHLGYGDRSKGKIPPNSNLIFHVELLEARPRE
- a CDS encoding methyl-accepting chemotaxis protein, producing the protein MGLSLSLKTKLLLLCAFQASVSIGVGGIAYWSSKKIAFTYEKVTQKVLPNVQNADGMFLSFRNVRIGLRSLGLQGLTKSQSDGFVRQVKNDMDDYEKYKKAYLAEPFLQGEVELWEKVDASWNSFKALGARVLQLHQSGTPQDLAAMNQIFFKDCPEAAEDYTKNFSSLISFHNNNGANWVKDSRETTSESSLLMMLTIGIGVGGGLLVGMFVAVSLTNSIRRVSQELSEGARQVEDAAGQISNSSQSLAQASSEQAASLEETVSTMEELTAMVKVNSENSKQAAALALSTRDVAIKGEAEIKTLIQSIHEISLDSKKIAEITSVIDDIAFQTNLLALNASVEAARAGEQGKGFAVVAEAVRNLAQRSADSAKSITALINGSVERILIGSEQANQGGVVLGEIVNAVKKVADLNKEMATASEEQSNGITQIGKAMNQLDQTTQQNAAVSEEAAAAAEELSAQSQSLLRNVDTLEKVVSGGVSEEDARRSSLVPASVKV
- a CDS encoding NADP-dependent oxidoreductase — its product is MNSPQSMHTISINHFGGPEELRLQDLPIPRLANDEILIQIAYAGVGPWDPKELHGEFEQYKSEESHFPYILGSEGAGTVAAIGSEVKRFKVGDKVYASGFLNPKGGFYAEYAAINESLAFPLPKNLSFEQAAVMAGVGVTALRGLQDILNIQPGQSILIFGASGGIGHVAVQLAKQMKAKVLAVASGQDGVELAKNLGADESLDGHAENLVDRIKEKAPQGVDAILFTAGGKDVNKLFVCLKPDGIAAAPNGVDIPMASVPLVKTYDGDPDEDILHRFHRMIDTGRFTIHVAKIFPLEKAAEAHQALSEHHLGKLALKIH
- a CDS encoding TolC family protein, with amino-acid sequence MNLTFYLVLALSLGVGVPSIAAETISFEKIEELVKTKNPAVEAMKQKTEAKKDREGFFTRSFLPDVAAEVSQETFKVGSDLNDTQSAWKVEAQMNLFRGGEDSGEERVRELETKAASAEAAEALRAELQKAYELYWTLVFKLEVKKSLEAHLQLSQKNLTEANRRISSGIATSTDRLEFQMKISLIKQEAALIEKEIRSLSKQLGAALGKNEGVLPQGPFHHVHDWEINIQPLKTSDIPGVNKARVEVELTEARKKQLKSGYLPSIDAYAGYAEPNQREEDAVSVAERKESYFGIKASWSLGKALNASVERGSLQKESAAKAKELEYLFKQTEIEQESILDSLKTLHSFVHDAEENIKASQAYLDATLKEYSRGVKNSPDVLEATEKYIEAQKRYAEINREFNTLYSAQLALHSLK